The genomic DNA CATTATTAATGTAAAAGACCTTGATTCGGGTGAAAATGGACACGTAACATGTACAATAGAACAAACTGCACCTTTCAAGATAAAATCCAGTTTAAGAAATTACTATAACTTGGTAACAGATGCTGCATTAGATCGTGAAACTGTTTCAACATATAACATCACTGTTGTTGCGACGGATGCAGGAAtgcctcctctctcaacaaaaCGAACCTTTCATTTAAAGGTCTCTGATGTGAACGATAATGCTCCAGTGTTTTCACAAGGTGTTTACAATGCGTTCATTGCAGAGAATAACTCTCCAGGCGTTTCTGTTCTCACTGTTAGTGCTAAAGATCCTGATGAAAACCAAAACGCCCGTATATCCTATTTTCTCGAGGTTTCTGATCTTGACGGATCTTCAGTCTCTCAGTGTGTGTCAGTTAATGCAGAAAGCGGAGTCATACACGCAGTGCGGTTATTTGATTATGAGCAAATTAAACAGCTGGTTTTCGTCGTCAAAGCGCAGGATGGAGGCTCTCCTCCACTCAGTAGCAATGTGACTTTGAAAATACTGATCCAGGACCAGAACGACAACCCTCCTCAGGTTTTGTACCCAGTCCAGACTGGTGGCTCTCTGGTAGCTGAAATGGTGCCTCGTTCAGCAGATGTGGGCTATCTGGTCACTAAAGTGGTGGCTGTTGATGTGGACTCTGGACAGAATGCCTGGCTCTCCTATAAACTGCAGAAAGCCACAGACAGGGCGCTGTTTGAAGTGGGCTTACAGAATGGAGAAATAAGAACTATCCGCCAAGTCACTGATAAAGATGCTGTGAAACAAAGACTGACTGTTATAGTGGAGGACAACGGGCACCCCTCTCGTTCAGCTACAGTCATTGTTAACGTGGCGGTGGCGGACAGCTTCCCTGAAGTGCTGTCTGAGTTCACTGACTTTACACACGACAAGGAGTACAATGACAACCTGACTTTTTACTTAGTGTTGGCTTTGGCTGTagtttccttcctcttcatcacgTGTTTAGTGGTTATTatatcagtgaaaatctacagATGGAGACAGTCTCGCATCCTGTATCACTCCAATCTCCCTGTGATTCCATATTATCCACCACGTTACTCAGACACTTTGGGAACAGGGACTCTCCAACACGTGTACAATTACGAGGTGTGCAGGACGACTGACTCCAGAAAGAATGACTGTAAGTTCGGCAGAGCTGGTAGTCAGAACGTGCTGATAATGGACCCCAGTTCTACAGGGACGATGCAGCGgatacagagtgaaaagagCATCCTGGATGAACCAGACTCTCCTCTAGAGGTCAGTTCAATAATGTAGATTTGTCTCTGTGCAGTTTATTTATCCTTCTGTTTTTAGTTACATTGATAGTGAAGTGCTCCAATCTATACCGTCctcttcagcaccatggacagcatcGCACTTTGCAGCACTTGATAGGAACTTCAAAAACATATAATCCTTATTTCTCATTTACTGATGGGCAGACTGATATATTTAGTTTCTAAATGTGCTAGCACAACATGAGTGATCTCCAGAGTCTTTTACTGTGAATTCACTCGTGATTGTTGAAAGAAGTGGTTTGTATGTTACTTAAATTATTGTAGTGACAGGCAAAAATGCTCCTTTAACAGTTCACATTCAACATAGCTTCCCCGAGTCGTGATAAAGGTTTATTcgctttttgttcatttttgtgACATGTATTGCAATGTTCTAGATTAAGTTTAATAAGAACAGCCTTATACTAAAAGTCAGGGTGAGACTAGTTTTTACTTTGAGGTTTTTGTCCATTTGCGGAATATtgcgtttatatttttttgattattttgattATCCACCAATCAAATTTAATCAACCACCTAATATTTCCAGAAATAGTTTTATATTGTGTTTCTGATTTTGAACTCTAAGGGACGCTGTTGGTCAATCCAACACATTCTCTACAAAATTACCACACAGTCCCCTCCCTAACCACCGTGTCttatgagagaaaaaagaggTAGTCTGCACTGTGGGCTGGCATTCGAGGAAAACAGACATGTATTAATTAATATCTCAATTCATATATATCCGGTAAACTGAAAAGTGGACATCATTTTTCTTTAAAGGTACGTCCAGTGTTTATTGGAACACGTATCGTGCTTGGATCGTTGAACTATTTTGTTTTGCTATGGCATGTGGAATAACACCCTACTCCCGGTGCGTAAAATGGCGCTTTGGCTGCGGACAGAATTGGAAGcttctgttctttgttttttatCTCAACCACATGGTGAGCGGACATATCCGTTATTCAATCCCAGAGGAGATGAAGAAAGGCTCCCTAATCGGTAATGTAGCACAGGACCTTGGTTTGGATCTGAAAAGTCTTCGTTCTGGTCGGGCCCGCATCGTGACTGGAGAAAGCATCCAGTATACTGAGCTGAAGACAGACAAAGGGATTTTAGTCGTGAAAGAGAGAATAGACCGGGAGCAGATTTGTGGAGACGTTACGCCGTGTAGTTTCAGCTTCGATGTCATTCTAGAAAACCCAATGGAGTTACATCAAATTACAGTTGAAATAACAGACATAAATGATAATTCCCCCACGTTCAAAAGAAATAGCATCAATTTTGAAATCAGCGAAATAGCTAATACTGGCGCTCGATTTCCATTGACAAGTGCAGAAGACCCAGATGTGGGTGTCAATGGACTCAGAGAATATTTTTTGACCGAGAATGAGAATTTTGTTCTGAAACAAAACTCCAATGCAGATGGAAAGAAATATGCAGAGATGGTGCTTCAGAAGCCATTAGACAGAGAGACGAATCCTAATCTATCTCTAAAGCTCATAGCTGTAGACGGTGGGACTCCGCAGAGATCTGGTACAGTAAATATAGATATCACTGTTCTTGATGTCAATGATAATGCACCTGTTTTTAATCAGTCGGTGTACAAAGCTACAGTGATGGAGAACTCTCCCAGAGATACTTACGTTACCACTGTTAATGCTAGTGACGCAGATTTGGGGTCAAATAGTATTGTAACGTATTATTTGTCAGACCTCAGCAATGGCCTCAGTGATTTGTTCACAGTAGATGAAAAATCTGGTGTCATTTTAATAACAGGTTCTGTTGATTATGAAAAAGATAAAAAGTACGAACTGAGAATCGATGCAAAGGATCAGGGGGGGTTGACAGATTCAAGTAAAGTCATAATTGAAGTAATTGATGTAAATGACAACGCCCCTACCATAAGCGTCATGTCATTCACAAGTCCTGTGTCCGAAGATTCCCCTCCTGGTACAACCATTGGCATGATAAATGTAAAAGACTTTGATTCTGGTGATAACGGACAAGTAAACTGTAGAATTGAACAAAATGTACCTTTCAAGATTAAATCTAATTTAAGAAATTACTACACCTTGGTAACAGATACTGCATTAGATCGTGAAACTATTACCGAATATAACATCACTGTTGTTGCGACAGATGCAGGAAtgcctcctctctcaacaaaaAGAAGCTTTCATTTAAAGGTCTCTGATGTGAACGATAATGCTCCAGTGTTTTCACAAGGTGTTTACAATGCGTTTATTGCAGAGAATAACTCTCCAGGCGTTTCTGTTCTCACCGTTAGTGCTAAAGATCCTGATGAAAACCAAAACGCCCGTATATCTTATATTCTGGAAAATGCTAATATCGGCGGATCTCAAGTTTCTGAATATGTTTCTATAAATTCAGAAACTGGAGTGATACACGCAGTGCGCTCATTTGATTATGAGCAAATCAAACAGCTTATGTTCGTTATCAAAGCGCAGGATGGAGGCTCTCCTCCACTCAGTAGCATtgtgactgtgaaaatactgatCCAGGACCAGAACGACAACCCTCCTCAGGTTCTGTACCCAGTCCAGACTGGTGGCTCTCTGGTGGCTGAAATGGTGCCTCGTTCAGCAGATGTGGGCTATCTGGTCACTAAAGTGGTGGCTGTTGATGTGGACTCTGGACAGAATGCCTGGCTCTCCTATAAACTGCAGAAAGCCACAGACAGGGCGCTGTTTGAAGTGGGCTTACAGAATGGAGAAATAAGAACTATCCGCCAAGTCACTGATAAAGATGCTGTGAAACAAAGACTGACTGTTATAGTGGAGGACAACGGGCACCCCCTCCGTTCAGCTACAGTCATTGTTAACGTGGCGGTGGCGGACAGCTTCCCTGAAGTGCTGTCCGAGTTCACTGACTTTACACACGACAAGGAGTACAATGACAACCTGACGTTTTACTTAGTGTTGGCTTTGGCTGTagtttccttcctcttcatcacgTGTTTAGTAGTTATTatatcagtgaaaatctacagATGGAGACAGTCTCGCATCCTGTATCACTCCAATCTCCCTGTGATTCCATATTATCCACCACGTTACTCAGACACTTTGGGGACAGGGACTCTCCAACACGTGTACAATTACGAGGTGTGCAGGACGACTGACTCCAGAAAGAGTGACTGTAAGTTCGGCAGAGCTGGTAGTCAGAACGTGCTGATAATGGACCCCAGTTCTACAGGGACGATGCAGCGgatacagagtgaaaagagCATCCTGGATGAACCAGACTCTCCTCTAGAGGTGAGGTGTAATGCACAAAGTCTGTACCTTTTAAAAAATTGTTTCTCTGACATGAATATCGCAATAGGTAGCTGGTTACAGTTTAACGGAAAACAAGTGCTCTCGTTTCGTTTCAGCACCACAGTGTAGACAACTAATTTTATCTGAAAGAGCTTTGTGGCTTGAAAACTTTCCACTTTCCTCAAAATTTCTGTTTAATAATGGTACCGTCTGAAAATAATTCTACTACTAAATTTCTACTACAAATAAAacttacatttttgttgttttcttaatattgttgttattattatcattattattcttAATAATGCAACCTAATTGTGCACGTTTCTcaacatttgaaaatatgaagTGCCCTACACAAGTTAttacataaaattatttttgtaaTGTGAGTAGCCATAATATTGTAGACATCAAAATTTATCAATGAGCTTGAATACAACATCTAAAGTGTTTTTAATAATGTGCACACACCATCCATTACCGTGGATGGGCTCTGAGCGCCGCTGTTGATACATCGCTGACTAACTCTCCAAGTAAGCAGTGGAGCGGTCCACCCCTTTAATTCCCTTCAGTGTTTTTCTGCTTGGAGAGAAGACGGTCTGGCCCGTGAAGGTTTAAAGTGAAGTATTTCTTGTGGACTTCCTTTGCTGAAAACACCATTACATTTTCAATTGATGGATATGAACACATCAGTTTTTAATTGAAAGCGATTACTGCTTCTGTTCCTCTGGATTTCTGATGGCGTGTATGTGGATAACCGCTCGCAGAGGCCGATGGCAAGCACTGTTTGTCATTCTTTGTCTTTTCAAGCTGAGCTCAGTTACTGGACAGGCTCGATATTCCGTACCGGAGGAGCAGGCAGAAGGGTCTTTTGTTGGAAACATTGCAAGAGATTTGGGATTGGATGTGGCGAGGCTCATATCAGGTAAAGCTCGTATTATTACAAAAGGAAGCCGACAGTATGTTGATTTAAACCGAGACAAAGGCACCCTTGTTATTAAAGAGCGAATCGACCGAGAAGAGCTGTGTGGAAAGACGACGCCCTGTAGCTTCAGTTTTGAGGTAATTTTAGAAAATCCAATCCAGCTTCATCGGGTAACAGTGGAGGTAATAGACATAAACGATAATAGTCCGTCGTTCCCAAAGGATGAAATCAATTTGAAAATAGTTGAAAGTGTTGCATCAGGATCTCGTTTCGGTCTAGAGAGTGCAGACGACCCTGATGTTGGTATGAATGATATTCAAAAATACCTGCTTAAACCTTCACATCATTTCAAATTAGAAGTACAGAGCCAGCCTGATGGAGCAAAATTGATCGAAATGGTTCTACAAAACCCGTTAGAccgagagaaagaggagactCACACACTCGTGCTGATTGCTTCAGATGCAGGGGAGCCACACAGATCAGGGACAGTGCGAATTCATATCACTGTGCTAGATGCTAACGATAATGCGCCAGTGTGCAGCCAGCCTGTTTATAAAGCAGATGTCCAGGAGAATTCTCCTGAAGGAACAGTGGTAACCACTGTAAGTGCAAGTGACGCAGATAAAGGAGTCAATGGCGAGGTGACATTTTCTATAGCTCATGTCGCCAGAGAGGCAAAGCATCTTTTTGAAGTAAATGCTAAAACTGGAGAGATTAAAGTTGCAGGTAAACTAGATTTTGAAAAATCTCAAACGTATCAGTTAAACGTTAAGACTAGTGACCACGGGGCACACTCAGACACGTGCAAAGTTGTTATTCAAATAATTGACGAGAATGACAACGTCCCTACAATACAGCTGATGTCATTTTCTAACTCGATATCTGAGGATTCTCCTCCAGGTACAACTATAGCTGTCCTTAATGTTGATGACGAAGACTCTGATGGTAACGGTGTTGTCAAATGCTCCATTAACTCTGACATACCTTTCAAAATCGAGTCTTCCTTAACAGGATATTATACTATAGTCACCGAAGACGTCTTAGACAGAGAAAGTATTTCTGAGTATAATATCACCATAACCGTCTCTGACCAAGGCTCCCCCCCTCTGACAAGCAGTAAAAACATCAATGTAAAAGTGTCTGACGTTAATGACAGCCCACCCAAATTTGACCAATCAGAATATAGTAAGACTGTACCAGAGAACAACTCTCCTGGATTCTCTGTATTTACTATCAGTGCTAAAGATGCAGACTGGGGCCAAAACGCTCGAGTTTCTTATTTTCTGGAAGAGAAAGAGATTCATGGGGTAGCTGTGTCTTCGTTAGTGTcagtaaattcagaaaatggtGTCATTCATGCAGTGAGGTCGTTTGATTATGAGCAAATCAAGTGGTTTGAATTTAACGTAACTGCTCGTGATGCTGGATCCCCTCCTCTGAGTTCAGTGGCTACAGTTAGAATACTGATCCAGGACCAGAACGACAACCCTCCACAGGTTCTGTACCCAGATCAGACTGGTGGCTCTCTGGTGGCTGAAATGGTGCCTCGTTCAGCAGATGTGGGCTATCTGGTCACTAAAGTGGTGGCTGTTGATGTGGACTCTGGGCAGAATTCCTGGCTCTCCTATAAACTGCAGAAAGCCACAGACAGGGCGCTGTTTGAAGTGGGCTTACAGAATGGAGAAATAAGAACTATCCGCCAAGTCACTGACAAAGATGCTGTGAAACAAAGACTGACTGTTATAGTGGAGGACAACGGGCAGCCCTCTCGTTCAGCTACAGTCATTGTTAACGTGGCGGTGGCGGACAGCTTCCCTGAAGTGCTGTCTGAGTTCACTGACTTTACACACGACAAGGACTACAATGACAACCTGACTTTTTACTTAGTGTTGGCTTTGGCTGTagtttccttcctcttcatcacgTGTTTAGTGGTTATTatatcagtgaaaatctacagATGGAGACAGTCTCGCATCCTGTATCACTCCAATCTCCCTGTGATTCCATATTATCCACCACGTTACTCAGACACTTTGGGGACAGGGACTCTCCAACACGTGTACAATTACGAGGTGTGCAGGACGACTGACTCCAGAAAGAGTGACTGTAAGTTCGGCAGAGCTGGTAGTCAGAACGTGCTGATAATGGACCCCAGTTCTACAGGGACGATGCAGCGgatacagagtgaaaagagCATCCTGGATGAACCAGACTCTCCTCTAGAGGTCAGTTAAAGAATTTAACTTCGTCTattctctgttttttcttttttggcctTGGATTTACAGTATTGCACCATGGAGAGCATCTCAGTCGGGTTGTATCAATTGATAGGAATTCCGGTTTAACAGGAGAGCATATATCCTTGCTGTGAAAACGTATCCCTACAAAAACAATTTGTATCAAATTTGCTGTAATAATGCCTAAATAATAGTCATAGTCATACTGTCAACTTTCTTTTCCTATCTCCATTTTGTTAATATAATATATCCGCGCGCTTAAAGGATGGTGAGAGCATGGTTTAGGTTGAGCTGTTAAAAGCACTTCGTAAATGTTGAGTAGAGTTTGTTGTCACTATTAATCCAGAAAAACCACACCGTTTAGTAATCCCCAAAAGACAGAACACGGATCCGTCACCTCTGATGTGAAAGGCAACACATCTAT from Perca fluviatilis chromosome 10, GENO_Pfluv_1.0, whole genome shotgun sequence includes the following:
- the LOC120567213 gene encoding protocadherin beta-11-like; the encoded protein is MAYQQPLCKWRLYFGHHRVMVLLLLYLFNIVAAQIRYSIPEEMKKGSLIGNVAQDLGLDLKSLRSGRARIVTGENIHYTELKTDKGILVVNERIDREQLCGDVTPCSFSFEILFENPMELHHITIEVLDVNDHPPVFKKSDIMLDISESANLGARFVLDSAEDADVGVNGLQNYVLTSNDHFVLKQHVNPDGSKYAEMVLQKQLDREEVPHLSLKLIAVDGGNPQKSGTVNIDIKVLDANDNAPVFNQSVYKAMVIENAATGTNIVTVNATDADSGSNGYITYSISNVRSNIADLLSIDQVSGVLSVSGPIDFEKDKKYELRIDAKDQGGLTDSSKVIIEVSDVNDNAPTISVMSFTSPVSEDSPPGTTIGIINVKDLDSGENGHVTCTIEQTAPFKIKSSLRNYYNLVTDAALDRETVSTYNITVVATDAGMPPLSTKRTFHLKVSDVNDNAPVFSQGVYNAFIAENNSPGVSVLTVSAKDPDENQNARISYFLEVSDLDGSSVSQCVSVNAESGVIHAVRLFDYEQIKQLVFVVKAQDGGSPPLSSNVTLKILIQDQNDNPPQVLYPVQTGGSLVAEMVPRSADVGYLVTKVVAVDVDSGQNAWLSYKLQKATDRALFEVGLQNGEIRTIRQVTDKDAVKQRLTVIVEDNGHPSRSATVIVNVAVADSFPEVLSEFTDFTHDKEYNDNLTFYLVLALAVVSFLFITCLVVIISVKIYRWRQSRILYHSNLPVIPYYPPRYSDTLGTGTLQHVYNYEVCRTTDSRKNDCKFGRAGSQNVLIMDPSSTGTMQRIQSEKSILDEPDSPLEVSSIM
- the LOC120567216 gene encoding protocadherin gamma-A10-like, yielding MACMWITARRGRWQALFVILCLFKLSSVTGQARYSVPEEQAEGSFVGNIARDLGLDVARLISGKARIITKGSRQYVDLNRDKGTLVIKERIDREELCGKTTPCSFSFEVILENPIQLHRVTVEVIDINDNSPSFPKDEINLKIVESVASGSRFGLESADDPDVGMNDIQKYLLKPSHHFKLEVQSQPDGAKLIEMVLQNPLDREKEETHTLVLIASDAGEPHRSGTVRIHITVLDANDNAPVCSQPVYKADVQENSPEGTVVTTVSASDADKGVNGEVTFSIAHVAREAKHLFEVNAKTGEIKVAGKLDFEKSQTYQLNVKTSDHGAHSDTCKVVIQIIDENDNVPTIQLMSFSNSISEDSPPGTTIAVLNVDDEDSDGNGVVKCSINSDIPFKIESSLTGYYTIVTEDVLDRESISEYNITITVSDQGSPPLTSSKNINVKVSDVNDSPPKFDQSEYSKTVPENNSPGFSVFTISAKDADWGQNARVSYFLEEKEIHGVAVSSLVSVNSENGVIHAVRSFDYEQIKWFEFNVTARDAGSPPLSSVATVRILIQDQNDNPPQVLYPDQTGGSLVAEMVPRSADVGYLVTKVVAVDVDSGQNSWLSYKLQKATDRALFEVGLQNGEIRTIRQVTDKDAVKQRLTVIVEDNGQPSRSATVIVNVAVADSFPEVLSEFTDFTHDKDYNDNLTFYLVLALAVVSFLFITCLVVIISVKIYRWRQSRILYHSNLPVIPYYPPRYSDTLGTGTLQHVYNYEVCRTTDSRKSDCKFGRAGSQNVLIMDPSSTGTMQRIQSEKSILDEPDSPLEVS
- the LOC120567193 gene encoding protocadherin beta-16-like is translated as MACGITPYSRCVKWRFGCGQNWKLLFFVFYLNHMVSGHIRYSIPEEMKKGSLIGNVAQDLGLDLKSLRSGRARIVTGESIQYTELKTDKGILVVKERIDREQICGDVTPCSFSFDVILENPMELHQITVEITDINDNSPTFKRNSINFEISEIANTGARFPLTSAEDPDVGVNGLREYFLTENENFVLKQNSNADGKKYAEMVLQKPLDRETNPNLSLKLIAVDGGTPQRSGTVNIDITVLDVNDNAPVFNQSVYKATVMENSPRDTYVTTVNASDADLGSNSIVTYYLSDLSNGLSDLFTVDEKSGVILITGSVDYEKDKKYELRIDAKDQGGLTDSSKVIIEVIDVNDNAPTISVMSFTSPVSEDSPPGTTIGMINVKDFDSGDNGQVNCRIEQNVPFKIKSNLRNYYTLVTDTALDRETITEYNITVVATDAGMPPLSTKRSFHLKVSDVNDNAPVFSQGVYNAFIAENNSPGVSVLTVSAKDPDENQNARISYILENANIGGSQVSEYVSINSETGVIHAVRSFDYEQIKQLMFVIKAQDGGSPPLSSIVTVKILIQDQNDNPPQVLYPVQTGGSLVAEMVPRSADVGYLVTKVVAVDVDSGQNAWLSYKLQKATDRALFEVGLQNGEIRTIRQVTDKDAVKQRLTVIVEDNGHPLRSATVIVNVAVADSFPEVLSEFTDFTHDKEYNDNLTFYLVLALAVVSFLFITCLVVIISVKIYRWRQSRILYHSNLPVIPYYPPRYSDTLGTGTLQHVYNYEVCRTTDSRKSDCKFGRAGSQNVLIMDPSSTGTMQRIQSEKSILDEPDSPLEVRCNAQSLYLLKNCFSDMNIAIGSWLQFNGKQVLSFRFSTTV